TAGGGTTAATATGGAACAGTTCTATGTAAATTGCATGTTATATTcgcattttttgtttaaattagaATTAGATGGAATGCATATCACTTACAAATGCTGCAAAGATCATATATTTTTGCGGGTTCCTTTTATTGAATGTTGATTTCTCCACAGACTCTTACAAAGATTGGTAAACACATGTACGTCTGTGGCGGCACATCAGGCTATACGTACGACCTCCATATTCACAGACTTGACCTTCAAACTCTGACCTGGGAGGAGTTGCCAGCCCAATCTAACTTTGTACCTGAGAGCAGGTATACTGTTTACTGCTTCCTATCTTACAGTGGTATTATACAATCTGTAAAACTACAGAAATTATAATGGAAGTAGttgtatttgttttactttACATTCTTTTTGTTGAACAGATACTTTTACATACTTTCATATTATGGACTCTGTTTTAGGTACCGCCATGAGGTGGCGTGTGATGACAGTCGTCTTTTTGTGTTTGGTGGAGGGACAGCTTCGTCAACATTCGGGTTTGAATTTGTAAGATGAAAGTAATTCTAAATGTTATAAACAATAATAACATACATTTTAGAGTCAATGTTGTCTATTAAGGCCATAGTTGAAATGTTTGGATCTCAATGGACTTGTGTGGGTTTGTTCATAGCTGTACATATGTGCTGAATGACTATATTGTTTTGCTAGGTACCAGCCTTTCACATTCCAACCTGTCAATGGGAGAATATAAAATCCATTCCAGACCCCAAACATGGTAAGTCTGACCACTACAGAGTGCCACCGAGATACAACAGTAGATCAAAGCTTACAGTCTGTCAGCTGTCAAACAAATctcaggcacttgtttctgtaAAGTTTACCCCAATAGTAATAGTATTAACACAAGGTTTCTATCtccatattacatgtagtacaatGAACGTTGCCCTCCCCAGATTTGCAGTTGGAGGAAATGAAGTGGAAAAGTGTAAAGTTATACTTTACAAATGCTTTAGGGGTAAACATTTTATAGAAACAAGTGTAGAAATCAAGTTCttatttggttattttttttgtttaacaaatTGATAGAAGTGTAATTATGTACATGGATAAGGAATATCAGAACAACGAATGAATAGTACATTGATGTATGGTTTCTTTGTAAAATGAGGCTTGTTTTTGCAGGTTTCCCAGCTCTCAGGAAATGCCACAGCTGTGTGAAATTCAAACAAGGTCAGGGGCCAACAACAGTATTTCTAACTTTCACTTCACTGTGTGCATCATCAGTGATTAATTACAcagtttttatcataaaatttcaaaatggaTTCCCAGTTATAGATTACAAGACACTAAAGGAACGATGAAAGaatataacataattataaaatttaaaaaatcaattatctaTGTAGTGTTTTTCTTTGGACACATTTTGATTTCCAAATTATAACAGTTATGTAAATAACATATTTTGGTAACTCATTAACAGTAAATATTACCTTTGAAAATCCCAACCAAATGAGATGCCATATGTTTACGATATTCTCTCCCTCTTTGTAGATGTGTACATCTGTGGTGGCTTTGACACACAAACAATTTTCGGAGACATTTGGAAGTTTTCGCTTCAGACAAACACATGGTCAAAGTTACCATGCTCTCTCCAAGTTCCAGTGTACTTCCACTCAGCTGACATTACTTCGGTAAAGCAATGAATTTACTTTACTTTAAAGTCTTGTGTATAGCACTTACGGTACTCTTTTCAAAGTGGGGTGTGCgtgttttacataggaagaaAATTTTACCCCATTTTTTCAGGGACAGTGTTTCTTGGTATATCACAGGAGCATGACTGCCTATATCGCATGTTATGAAAGTTGTATGAGTGTATCCTagactaattttgtcaaaagcaccttattcttaattttatttccatataTTAGAATATTTATCCACTCAGACCCTGTTCTTTGCATCAAACAATTCTTTGCCAGTGTATTCGTTGACTCGTCATGTGGTCATTGTTCGacttttacagttttatttaaGTGCGGAAAATTAGCAATAATTAAGATTTGATATAAAGCCTATTTACTTTGTCTCCCTTTATCCAGTTAAACATTATTGCTTTAATTAGACACTGTTGGATGCATATTAAACATAAGAACAGCagttttttcatcattttacaCCCAGATTTGAGGGTGCTTTTTATACACAGGTGCATGTAATACTGAGACTTTATGGTAATCAATTAATTTCTATGAAGATTCACATTTTACTGTTCCATGTCACTCATTTATGTATGTCATGTTGGGTCATATTGAGcaatttgaaaactgattttGGGCAGACAGAAAATACTTGTCACCTTCAGAGttgtttaaaaacttaaagACAAGTAGTAAATAGTGTTTATTATTGAAATCAATAGTAGTGAAGTTCTTGCTACCAGTGATAAGTTTTATactataaaatgtttaatttacacaaaacatAGTCATTCAAACAAGACTCACGATGTCAGCAATAATGCTGTCCGTATCAGATCAATGTCTGAAAGAGAGACTTTATAAGTAAATTCCTATATATTGATATGAAACTCATACATTTTAATCCAAGGCATACTGAGATGGATTGTTGCTCTTTGAATGACTTGCTTATAATATGTACCTTATTGTAACTTAcctatggggttttttttcaggatGGATGTATGTATGTGTTTGGAGGGGTATCCAAGATTGATCGGGTCAGAACGAACTGTTTACAGAGAGTATGGCTGGCCACCCCCACACTACAGGAAATCTGCTGGGAGAAGATCACGTCTTGTCTGGATTCAGAGACCCTGAAAAAGACTGCATACCTCTCCTCATTTCTACCTATGCAATTCATTGAGAAGCTGTCTTGACACAGCAAAGACAAGCTTTCCTAAGGCGTACACCAAAACCAGTGATGCAGTTTGATGGAACTACAGCTGGTGTAATATTATCCTGAAAATCCCAGTGTAAGAATTCTACAGCGCCATATCAACCGTAAAATCCACACTTTGTCATCCAGGATCACAAATAtccataattttgttttgtattattgtcgttgtcatttttttgttagtttgtttggattttatgtttatcattaattttttattgccAAATTGAACGACTTTTCCGGCATTATGTAcagtatttcaaattttaattgagTGTCTCCAAATGACTAAAGGAAGTTTTGTTATAAACAGAAGTTTATGTATATATCAATCttaatgtgattttatttttacattatttagaatttgtCTTTattaagaatatacatgtacaatgtaaacatAGAGGTTTTAATATTGGAGACAGATGAAGCATATTTAGTTTTAGAAGTTCAAGGAATTTCGTAAAGATACAAATAACAAAAGtcgtttatttttcttttactttgtacatgtttaatttggttttattgtttttttctgtgTCAACTATGTGCATGAAAAACCATAATGTGAATTGGTGCATACTTGGCTTTATAGTTAGAAACACGAGAAATATACACAGACATTGCCTTTCACCCCATCCCACACTCTTGtgctttctttattttgttgtgtAATGTGACACCAATTTGAATTCAAGCATACAATGACATGTATGtaatatatgattcatttattATGACAATATTGTTTATCTTAACGCAAAACCTGTTTCCAAAAACGTGTGTTTATACAagtttcattttacatgtaataacaactGCACTGCTCAAAATTATTCATCAGCACTTGAGATTTTAAATAGATTCTAGACTGATTAGTTTTAGAGATATTCGAAATGTTAGATTTAGTTGGACTAGTGTAGTTTAGGCAATGAATTAGaagtttaattgtttttattcagCATGATTTACTAATGCCTCTTCATGTTCAGAAGAGAGTTGCAGTTTCTAGAAGAACAtggtttttaaaacttgttaataattatgtaattaataACAATGACAGAAAGCCatctttatttcataaaaaagaagaagacatttttaaaaattttttttaagtgtttaagTGTAGATTTACctcaaaatttaataatttctgaagtacatgtagatatcaGTGTCAAGTCACGATTTCATGAGGAACTGGGACTCTCTCTGTTTATGTTTTCATGAATTgttgtgatttaatttttgcaaaGCACTtagcaatttatttttgttggtgTGACTAGTGGCTTCCCTGaaaaagaattgattttttgCATAATACAATGTACACTAAGATTACACTAACTCCTGTATATTGTGCATTGATCCACTTATTCAGATTAATTGGCCCAATCCTCTTTTATGTTGAAATGATAATGGTATGTTATTGTTTGTTGAAGTGTTAGTAGTTTAATGAAGGTTATCCATATATTTGCAGTGAATCTTGAGCAAGTCTAGAGggtattttaaacaatgtcacCCAATGTTTACCTGCTTTTACCCCATATAGTGATAACaatattacattttacattaaaacTTTTACACCATTACTATATACTTATGATATTAATACACTCTAGATACCTAAAAATTATTACACTTCACAAGTTTATCATTATAATGTCATATGTTTTAGATTTGTTTTCACAGTTACATCTCATTGCATTAGCATTGCCTGTTGTTTCAATTACAGGTAGATTACATTGTAGAATCTTTTGCTTTGGCCAAGCCATGTTTAGCAAAGTTCTCTGATAGCTTTTTCCACTAGATGGAGGTAACAAAAATGACATTTGCATGTTATAATGGCAGTAGGGAGTGATTGTAGGGAGTGAGGAAGAGATGCATCAGTGCCATCATTTCTTCTGTCATTCTGTCATCTCAGGGAGAATAGTACTTCTTCACAACTACAATTTTCCATGtgaaatggatgatttgtattGATTATTAACAACCGTCAAAGATTTAATAGCCACATTAAACacaaaacattgaaacatgaCGAGATTTGAAATTCTTTCTTCTGTCCCATTTTGGATAATTTCGTACCACCATGTTAGTATTGCTTGTACACACTTAGAAACATTGTCAGTGACATGCATGTAGAATGGCTTCTATTTTTAGGTACGAACAGTTTATGAAAGGTTGTGGACTTTTACCTAACTTTAATTAGTCGTTGCTGTGATATTTGAATGAGAGTGTCTTCCTACCAAGTTTTATGCAAATCCATTGAGCACCACATCTTGTAGTAATTTTTACTGTCACAGGTTTTCATTGTTTGTTTTAGTGTGACAGGTGAATGGATGTTTAGATTGATCATCAGGCCAGTTGATGATGGTTTTAGGCTGTTCGAATTGGAACAAAAACAAGACTAgtcaaaagtattttttttactcttcattacTGCATAAATGAATAAAAGCACAAAATCGGGTAGCTGCATTTaaagtcgttttttttttttaatttaatttaaaatattgattttagtcTCTAGAATGGAAGCAGTCCTTATTTTCTGTAAAATCTCCACTAAacagttaaataaaaaatccatattttccTTGTAatcttttcattgtttttatttttttgttatttgagaaaatagaaaaattgttttttatccatatattttatgctatttcttttttcaagaaGTCTGAATGAATAGAATATGTAACGCTATGTTTAATCAAGTGCATAAGAAAGAGGGTATGATTAACCATATTTGTTTGGAGATGTTATTTTGGGGCATTATTAATCTATTATTAATCCTGCTTTACGTGTATGGGATTGTATTCAAATGTCACCATCAGGCCACCTTGAAATATGTTTGCCCTCTCTCGACTCAGTGTTTAACCTTTAAATTTATAgataatgaaatgttttttaagcTGCATGAAAAACTGATGATAAAAATGATACTCAGAATGTAAATAAGATACCATAGttaattacttttttgtttatctAACAGGAGAGGGCAAACAAGTGGTCTCAGATTTTCTACAAATTGATTATGTTATTTGATtagattttattattattgcaCAAGATTGTTATGCAGTTATGCAATCTGTTATCTGACAATAATTTTGAACCTGTTATGAATGTACTGTCAGTGTGTGTAAAAGGTGTTGCAGCATGCAcagaattgaaaataatttcccTAGAACtttgtttattgaatattaaagGAACTTGTTAATTCATGTTAGATTGTGAGTTattatttaccccccccccctccaaagtTTTATAGGAGTTACTAAATgtagtataaatatatagagaaagttAATATACGTATAACTTCCTCCACAGAGTTAGGAAATGGTGTTAGGTGTATAGGAGTCATGTCTGTCTCCGTGTCTGAACTACACAACTCAGCAACCAATATTTTTGGAGGGTGTGTCATGAACCTGTTCCGATCCAAGTTCAAAGTCATCTAAATGGCCAGACAGGGGAGTTGGTCCTTCTTCGGTAGCTCTGGTTTAAGAGGGTGTATGTTGTATTAAAATTATGCAATATTCTCAACATGATCTATAAGTagaacttttctttttaaaagaaaaagaatacatgtttataaccattaaaaaactgttatagtGAACACGCctatattcaattcaatttcaattcaatttatttaccaATTAAGGGCCttcaaggggcaacatgaaggTTGTACGTGTATACAGCATCCAATGTACCTATAACATTcaataaatatgtacaaaagGACAGGACAGACATAAACATTTAttagtatatatgtatgtttctATACACTCAATACAATGTCTtctgtatttatgttaaacaccatacataaatatgtcaaaatacaaatgtatatacaaatctgaaatagtttatcatatgACTGAAAAGTTAACAAACCAATATTTGACtaggaaatacaaattaaggcaATGCCTTCTGAAAATTTACCAAGAGCGTTTAATATATCTAATTCTTCACAGTTTAAAATccaataatttttgtttatcttgcAAACTAGTAAAATGCTTTGCTTtagatgaaattaaatcaaatagttcctctctttcttttgtaaatttgctGCAGTGGATAAGAAAATGTTATTCATCTTCAATTCTAttaagtgtacaatttttaaccgggttttccaacggaaaaatccggttattaaaatggttaaAATGGAGGGCGGGCGGCTgtcaaaagggtaccctcattgtacggataactcctcttacagCTTTGAAgttaggaagttgttcttttgcagatcaattctacatatatcagaggtgtgcatattgctaggattttgatttctgattatttatgaagaaaataccagcttttgaacttagtcattttttggcaaaatattgcatatacatgtagggtactccatttcactggatacgggttgacatggattatggatacagtttacataaaagaaaacccggtttgctgtcacattgacagcttttcacttgttacaTATTCTTTCTGTTCTAGGTGTGTTATTATATCTGCCCAATTCAATAAAAAGTATATGCGCTGATATCCGCAGTCTACAGATTGGCTTTCTGTATTCAGGTCTGTGGAAGAATACTTTTCCACTCTGaagttagttttcaaaaatatgtaaGTAACAAGTTTGCCATCTTTAAGTGTTTCATTTGAGTGCTGCCAatccatcaaatattttttagtctgagattgttttaaagaagtaaCAAAGTCCTTTTTAGAATATGTcttaatgttttgaatattaagaaTGCAACTTTTCAATAGAGGAATACCAAGTTGCATTTTGGGCGAAATGAATTTACGCTTACAGCAAAGTTATATTCGTTCCCCGTGACCAGTGGCGTAGCTAGACCAGAAACGAAGTGCATGCTTAAATTGGCCGGGGTGTGGGGGCCGCCATGAGGCCCCCAGTGGGTCCAGGACGAAGCCTGGTGGGGGCCCAGGGGGCGAAGGCCCCGGAAGCTCATGAATtctgacgatttttaacactaacAATCATCgcagaaattgaaaggaatgctcactatttaagcatatttttaagcatttaaaattgttttggttaTAGTTTAGGcattaaataaaatcacaaaacttattaaaagcttattaaaagaagaaaacactTTTGACGCTTGTTTTTGACCCACTCAAATCTGTTAttcttaagttcattttcaccTAGTTTATGCTAATGAATATCTCAATAAAGCTGTGATATCTATGGGGGAAATTAAAATGATGTGCTTTATTAggtacatgcattgtgtactGTTCTTTAATAATTATGATACTGTAAGACAACATTGCGTGTCTATATTTGGTACTTAAGACGTCTTTGTTTAGCATTTATTCCGGATAAAGTAGGATTGGGTGACGGAAACCGGTTGAAGGGATAGCTAAGTATGGACCTTAatacttgaattcttttttttctttttttcttttttttactgaGTTTCTTTCTTTTCCCCCCAAATGATGTGCATGCTCAggcatataagcatacatggtagctacgccactggtGACTTTGTttaatgttgtaaacttgacggaatTCAATTTAGGTTTATAAGGAAGTTAAATCTCCCGTCCCTGGTACTTCGTTATAATTAAGCGTGTACCCCAATTCAAATTGATATTACATAAAGCATGTGATGATACTTTTTTGGTATTAAGgatataaaacaatacattgtTTGTGGATGATAGATTCAACTCCACCTGAAACAAATTAATGTCTTGAAAAATAACACCTCGGGTAAACTGAGACAGCAGTGATACCTTAAATGGAAATAAACCAACGACAATTACTTGTAATCATGATAGAACTCTTAAATCATGGCTGTACTACCCCCATCCCCACCCCCTGCCATGCTGCAGGTGTATCATCAGCGTTATGATGAGATAAAAAGATACTCGATACTACACCTGTCAGCAATCAATAGATCCACGTGAAAGAACGTATGAAATCTGAACACCTGACACGATATCAAATTTCAATGATTTCATCTGTAATCGGTGAACAGATACACATGATTGAAAAGGAGAAGCAAAATTAAACTTTAGGACATGCTGCCACACGTGGGTTTACTACTAACTGCAGCCATGTAGAGGACCTATATCTCTTGTCAATAAAAAGAACATGGAAACTGAGATGGCTAAAATTCCGAGATCCGACCctgtcaggcacgtagcatcggagggggggggggcagcccccctcccccctcccttATTTTTGtgcatcaaatttttttgttaaatttacatataaaaattgaattaacatggagttggccctcccccacttttatgggaccatgaaaaaaattgaattgaaaataaggaaataaatagtGATATTGAAGGTAAAAGGTATactacaaccccccccccctccccccccccacccccacggattaggattttcaggattttggaaagaaaccttttttctttgtttgtcaagattttatgGACGagtgtgccccccccccccactttcaaaaacgatgctacgtgctacGTGCATGCCTGTGGCCACGAACGttgtattttacttttattaaaaaagtttaaatttgagtagagtaaaattaatttaactCTGCTGAGTTTTGGCTTAAAATAGACTGCTATTTAAGAAATATGCTATGGGGTAATCATTTGCAGACTATCAGTTAAGGCCAAAAGAATAAAATGTGATTAGTATCACGTCCTCTGTATGTAAAAGAATCTCAttttcgaagaaaaaaaatcataaaaattaacGAATAAAATACATCTGTTTTTCACTGTGGTAACTAATTTTCATGActtaacaaataaagaaaaaactggAGAGGTCAAATGTGTAACAACGGGTTTGTAACGTTTACTAAACTATAGCTGGAGGAAAGATAATAAACTTGTCAGGTTACTTAATTTAACTTACAATTATTGCTGGTTTTTTTAggtcaatacgatgatttagctacccgaGAAGTACACAATTCACCGAGCCGGAGCcgagataaatacatgtattgtactcCGATAGTAGTTAAATAATCGGATtgacctaaaaaaaacaaaccctgcaataattatttcagtatTTGATTCAGCGTAGAATTGATACTGACATACACTATCTCCCTGGTGTTTTCAAGCGAAGATTTTAGTTTGAAGACTGAGAAATCCAAcgtaaatatatatagatatagatagtTGGATATTAGCCAATCAGAGAGCTAGAtattaataaatcataaaatggtatataatTATTGCTGGGGGTTTTTAAggtcaatacgatgatttaAACACTGTGCCGGGTTATTTttccagtgccaaggtggcttTTTTTGCACCCGTCTTAGCTGTatgtatcgaaaaattcaattattcCATATAGATCATTGCTTGAGGAATTTATAACCACCTTTGTTATTATTGTATTTCACCTGttagaaaaacaattttcctataggatatttgaaatttcctaccggaataaaaaatacttcctatagaaattcaaatttcGAATGAATTTGAACAAAACTCTCATAGGAATTTAAATTCCGATAGGAAATCTAAATTTCctttacgaaaaaaaaaccgaTCTGAATTAAAATCCTGCATGAAATACTTTTCTcctataaaaaatttaattgctaTAGTGAGGATTTAaagaaaatcctataggattttcaatatttcctgtaggaaagtTATTTCTACTATTGGAATTTCTGTTTTTCtacatgatattaatttttaaaggtaaatatctcacctgccATGTGAGACACACTTAAAAAAAgaggttatatactctctagacaatggtctatcatttgatatatattgatttttacaaAACTGCCTACTAAgagggtgcaaaaatgccatcTTGGTACTGGTGTagttatccggcacagtgtttttAGCTACCAGAGAAGTACAATACTCACCTCGCTTCCGGCTCATATTGTACTTCTCGGGTAGCGAAATCATCAAATTGATCCAAAAAAgctataatcattttaaaattgttgtctGTTTGCGGTATAAGTCTATTGTGTGTTTGTGGTTCGAGTCGATAGTCTGTAGAGGGAGTCTATTGTCTGGCCGTTTGTGGTAGTAACCGATTATTTTCTGTGGTACTTGTCTGTGGTTTAACTGAAGTTCAAATCGACTGTTATATGAGTCTAAGACTTGTTTGAGGTACGGATCTACTGCCTGTCTGTTGTTTGAGTGTATGGTTTGTTAGTTGGATGATCTTCTGACTGTCTGATGTTCGAATTTAAGATATGTTTTTGATATGAATCTATACATTGTCATTCTGTGGCTCTACATTGTCATTCTGTGGCTCTACATTGTCATTCTGTGGCTCGAGTCTATACATTATTGTGTTTACATGTCCTtcactttctttcttttttttcgttATGTGCATGTCTGATAAACTCCAAAAATACAACACGTAGATGTTTGATTTATAGTTCTTAATCATGTTTGAACAAGTAACTACCATGTTgggaaaatataaagaaaatcaaaatgaaaatacaaaattgaaaaaaaaacacaaaacaaaacgaCAAGAACAATAAGGTTATAGAACTATGAAAATACTGTTACATGTGAATATCATATCATAGTCTTAGAGTATTCGTGTATGATAAAGTTACTAATAAAGAGTAATACGACCAAAGAAACTTTGTTCAAATGTTTGATCAGACGTATCGCACTGTATAATACACCCGTTTCTGAGTTGTCCGAACGTTGTTAAAGTTGTTCCTGATATCCAGACCATGTTTCATTAGTCAATTGCAATACAACTATTATCTGTAAGATGTTGATACCCTCTTGTTTCGCTGTGATACGTGAGACGATTAGTTTGAATGACGTTAGGAATCATGGGTTTGCTTACAGTGCTACGTTATACACCAGATTATACTTCCCAGCCAACTCAAGGAAAATTAACTGGCAGTTTGTTTAACTTATATCCTTTCTTTTCCATGTTTCCCAACAAAATTTGAATTGGTAGTCAATGATATGAGTTCGAGCTAACCTCTCTTGGATTTCACAATACCGCTGTACGGGCTTTTCTAGGTGGGACAGTAATGGATGAGTTGCAAATTGCACATGTCGGAACTTTGAAATAAGTCCACTTGAAATCAAAGTTTCCagtatttcaaattcacatccCTCACAATTAATTGTGATCAGATCAATATCGAGACAGGGAACACCTAGTCGGTACATGAAATTAGTGGTATTAAATACCTTTAACTCACAATTGCCTCCCTTGTTTCCTTCGAAAACGGAAGTCGCGTCACCGCCATGTCCGAGAACGTTAACGTAGAACTTACTGTCTTTGGCTGCTAATCCAAAATTATACAGGACGACTTTTTCATTCCTCTTGAACTTCTCTACTAGTAATGTGAACAGCGAACTGATTGGTTCTAGGATTACGTAGATGCCCGGATGGTAGGCTTGAATCATGGCGTCTGCGTCCTCTCCTTTGTTGCCACCAATGTCGAGAACGAGGCTTTGTGAAGTCAAATATCTATGATGCTTGTGTCGGATATACTGTGTTTCTCCTTTCCAGAACTCGCCAGCACCGCGAGCGTGGTCCCGTTTAAAATTCTCTACACATCTACTCTTTAAGTGTTTCTCCTTGTTTGAAAGTTTTCTGACTTGGTTGGGAACAGCACATTCTTGGTTCTTAAATTTTGGAGATCGCTTAGGAAGCAATGAGGACACAGACTCTATTCTGGACAGCCCTGTTGTGATATTCCCACATGGCTGGCTTTTCATAGTCAGAGTGGTCGGGTCATTAAGGGACCTGCTCCATGAGACCCATAACCAGAGGACAGCAGCTCCACTCACACACACTAGGGCGAGTTTCAGTCCCTGTTGAGCCCTCATTCTGTTtcctggaaataaaaaaatgaacagtTAGTATAGATACTACAGTATAGAGATAAATACATCTCAGTCAAATCGTAGGTCTAATAAATCAACTGAAATTAGACGTCGTTGATATGGTGACCAACCAATGATCCCGTCTTTTAGCAAATGCCAtttagatgtaaaaaaaaaatttttaaaagggctaattttgaaaaaaaaatatcattttgtactGAGAAAAGTTGTGGGTAAAGGCTAAATTGCATCGACATTTCCCTTTTTTAAGCTCCCCTGAGCCGAAAGCTCAAGTGAGTGTTTCTAATTACTTTTTGTCCggcatccgtctgtctgtccgtccgtaaacattttacatttcgACTTCCAGAAAACTGTTAGGCTGGAAAAGCTGAGACTGGTATGAAAGTATCATTAGGTACTGTTGAgaaaaaaactctttaaaatcttttcaaaatccaattggtcagaaaagctgaaagtTGTGTGTGAGCATGCTCAGGGAATGTAGATTGAAGTTTGTTCAGAACAAAGTATGATCCTCGGGGATAGAGTTGGACCACAAAGAGggagggggtcgaagttttacataggaatatatagagaatctTTATTTCATAAACCATTTGGGCTGAAAAGCTatcacttgtgtggaaggagcatcaggtacatgtagtatagattcaagtttgttcaagttATGACCcctaggggtagggttgggccccAGTGGGggcaattttatttcaaaggaatatatagagaaaatcttttaaaaatcttcttctcaaaaaccagttgcgtgaaagcatcctctggtagtttGATTCAAGTTTCTTTAAATTATGATTCCCGGAGATTGGGTGGGGCAACgatgggagggggtca
This genomic window from Magallana gigas chromosome 5, xbMagGiga1.1, whole genome shotgun sequence contains:
- the LOC105343167 gene encoding uncharacterized protein isoform X2, translated to MRAQQGLKLALVCVSGAAVLWLWVSWSRSLNDPTTLTMKSQPCGNITTGLSRIESVSSLLPKRSPKFKNQECAVPNQVRKLSNKEKHLKSRCVENFKRDHARGAGEFWKGETQYIRHKHHRYLTSQSLVLDIGGNKGEDADAMIQAYHPGIYVILEPISSLFTLLVEKFKRNEKVVLYNFGLAAKDSKFYVNVLGHGGDATSVFEGNKGGNCELKVFNTTNFMYRLGVPCLDIDLITINCEGCEFEILETLISSGLISKFRHVQFATHPLLSHLEKPVQRYCEIQERLARTHIIDYQFKFCWETWKRKDIS
- the LOC105343168 gene encoding kelch domain-containing protein 10, yielding MAVRGLVVEKIGLPEQDDESTENIDRNNLGFLFPRSGHRVVVDDNNLYVLGGYNPKFHNIPNTEDTYYPLFKELWKFNFARREWSLLSTDGSMPIELASHAVLRAGRNLLCFGGTGVPFGSNSSNQLNVCNLDTLKWRHMKCSGQTPQKKYGHTLTKIGKHMYVCGGTSGYTYDLHIHRLDLQTLTWEELPAQSNFVPESRYRHEVACDDSRLFVFGGGTASSTFGFEFVPAFHIPTCQWENIKSIPDPKHGFPALRKCHSCVKFKQDVYICGGFDTQTIFGDIWKFSLQTNTWSKLPCSLQVPVYFHSADITSDGCMYVFGGVSKIDRVRTNCLQRVWLATPTLQEICWEKITSCLDSETLKKTAYLSSFLPMQFIEKLS
- the LOC105343167 gene encoding uncharacterized protein isoform X1 — encoded protein: MRECGSIFVFGAAVKYFERRTEISDKGLGCTYPVSEKGGWTSDGLVVEKGNRMRAQQGLKLALVCVSGAAVLWLWVSWSRSLNDPTTLTMKSQPCGNITTGLSRIESVSSLLPKRSPKFKNQECAVPNQVRKLSNKEKHLKSRCVENFKRDHARGAGEFWKGETQYIRHKHHRYLTSQSLVLDIGGNKGEDADAMIQAYHPGIYVILEPISSLFTLLVEKFKRNEKVVLYNFGLAAKDSKFYVNVLGHGGDATSVFEGNKGGNCELKVFNTTNFMYRLGVPCLDIDLITINCEGCEFEILETLISSGLISKFRHVQFATHPLLSHLEKPVQRYCEIQERLARTHIIDYQFKFCWETWKRKDIS